The stretch of DNA CGGTCACCTCAGGATACGGCTTCCAGCCTGAGCTCTCAACCTTATTGCTATGGATAAATCTACCAAGCTCCCTTCTTAAATTGACCATGAATCTCTTATCTCTGGCAGATGGCGAATAGCCGAACGCTTCAGGGAAACCGAAAAACGCCAATAGATCCCACATGTGAAAGGCGTAAGCACTGGTCTTGTCTCCCACAAGCGTGACTGGCTTACTAGGCCAGTTGGTCACCACGTAACGATAGACACTACGCAGTCCGGTGGACGCGCCAACGGCAAGCACACGTGTTGGGCACGTGACTCGGATATCCGTGACGATATTAGCGTACGAAAGCCGCGGATGTTTGTGTTCAACCAGGTACATTGAAAATACTTTCTCGATTTCGGCATCACTCAGGAATCTTGAGAGCCTCTCGCTGGCGTATCTCTTGAAGTCACTCAGGTCTGCCTTTGTGTTGAAGAGCTTTCCGGGAAGGTAGTCTATCTCCTGAGCTGTTGTGCCTAAAATGATGGGTACATCGTTGATTCTCCTACCGGAAGACAACGCAATAAATGGTGGGTATGGTACCACATGCCCATCGACTGTTGCCAAGGCACCGCTGAAAAATCCCGGAGTCGGAAGATCGGTCAGGTCTGGCATACTCCAGTAAGGGTATACATTCCACGGGCTCTTCTGTATAATTCTAGCTACATTAGAACGGTAGAGGCACTCACGCGTAGAAGCAAGGCTGTCATGGGCACAGCCCATACGTTCGACAAAAACCTTGTTGTCACTAGAAGCATCATTGGCTGATTTACTGAATACAGGGGATGCACTCATAAGGATAGCACCGTGAAAGAGTCCATTAGCTAGCGGGGACACTAACAAAGCAAGGGAGGAAGTGGCACCAGAACTTTGACCAAGAAGTATAACCCGATCGGGATCTCCACCGAAACGTGCAATATTTGTATGAATCCACGACAACGCCATAATTTGATCCATGAATCCGTAATTTCCAGACGTATTGCTTTTGGAGCCGTCTGAGAGAGCGTCTAGGCTCAGAAATCCAAACGCGTTAAGTCTGTAGTTGAAAGAAATGCCGACAACACCCAAGTTACTCACAAATTCCGGGGTCGGATGAATCCCCCTATCGTGTCCAGATCCGTAAGTCAAGTCGCCTCCATGAATAAATACAAGTACAGGCTGCTTGATATCTACACTTGGCGTCCAAACATTTAAATAAAGGCAATCTTCGCTGCCGATGACTTGATCTTCGCTGTTTAACTGAGGGCAAACTTTACCGTAAAAAGCAGCATTAAAAGTACCTTGCCAGCAGTGATTATGCCCACATGGGAAAGGTGGTTTCCATCGCATGTCATTTATAGGGGGCTTGGCGTAGGGAATCCCCTTGAACACCCAAGCATTTGAATTCCTAGTACCTCGTATTGTTCCACCATCAGTGGCTATAAGAATTGAAGAATCTTCGTCgttattttcatcattttcagaGCTCTTCCCTCGTATCAGTAACGCAATAAGGACGGCGATGAAGATGACAGTTGATAGGATGAGCACAACGATTATTATGTTGCGAACCTGATACCAAAAAAGCTTAACATTAataagggaagggtcattatttatcgggggggggggggggcggatgCTAAGTTAAGTTTAATtaagtttaattttttttctggtgcaTTCTTAGAATTAGTATAAGAAGGTAGTATAATTTCGGCATTTAGAAGGCCTAAAAATCTCAAAGACATCCTTGCGCCTTCTAAATTCAAGCAACGTGCGGCCACTGAAATCAGTAACCAAGAGAATAATAGTGGTTGTTTTAAATGCGGGAAGAAATGTGATCTCTGTAGCAGTTATTTTGTTCAATCACGACATTTCATTAGCGCTGCAACTGGcaagaaatactttataagGCAACGTGTTTCTTGTAATTCTAAGAATGCAATTTACCTAGCAACCTGTCGGAAATGTAATTTACAATACGTGGGTTCCTGCACTACGGAATTCAAGGTGCACTTTCGCAATCATAAGTCCAGTATGAGAACCAACAAGAAAACATGTGAAGTCGCCAAGCATTTCAACCGCAGCGAGCATAATTTGAGTGATTTTGACTTCATTGTAATTGAAACAATAGCTAGGCAGGATCTGATTGGTCTAGACAGTGTTCTTCCCAATAGAGAAGCGTACTGGATGATGCAATTATTTACTTTGGCTCCCCATGGTCTAAATAAACGCAGGGAGTATAAGTCGAAAAATCGAATTATTTCAATAACACATAGCTTTATCAACAATTTGTAATCGCCGTTAAAATGGTGTAATTTAAGTAcactatatttaaagaattCACAAGTTGTAAGTATATAAGGATGTAGTTTTTTACCCATTgcattttttagctttttaacttattttatACTGAAGAAGGCCGAAGGGCCGAAACGTTTagtaaatttttaataatgtctAAAAGTTGGGAATCGTAGCCTCTTTCTTCACactactatatatatatatatatatatatatatatatatatatatatatatatatatatatatatatatatatatatatatatatatatatatatatatatatatatatatatcaaatTGAATTTGCTTATTTGGAGTCGTACACTTACTTTTTTAGAAGCATGGTGCTTTTCGATTTGTATTTCGTCTAGCTCTTCGTTGACCAACGAGCTCATTTTGGAACAAATAGAAAGTCGTCTTGGTAGCAGTTATATTCGGGTATCTGTCACCAAATTCGCTCGAATTTCGACTTCATCAACAACTGCGACCTTATTCTTTGACTTGTAACCGACAATA from Nematostella vectensis chromosome 8, jaNemVect1.1, whole genome shotgun sequence encodes:
- the LOC125570322 gene encoding para-nitrobenzyl esterase-like isoform X1 — its product is MESLNSFDVDARLDLCKSGKKVHDSRESVGKMSKNTLLQVLQLQGVEKQKHLIPIFYHTLVNVRNIIIVVLILSTVIFIAVLIALLIRGKSSENDENNDEDSSILIATDGGTIRGTRNSNAWVFKGIPYAKPPINDMRWKPPFPCGHNHCWQGTFNAAFYGKVCPQLNSEDQVIGSEDCLYLNVWTPSVDIKQPVLVFIHGGDLTYGSGHDRGIHPTPEFVSNLGVVGISFNYRLNAFGFLSLDALSDGSKSNTSGNYGFMDQIMALSWIHTNIARFGGDPDRVILLGQSSGATSSLALLVSPLANGLFHGAILMSASPVFSKSANDASSDNKVFVERMGCAHDSLASTRECLYRSNVARIIQKSPWNVYPYWSMPDLTDLPTPGFFSGALATVDGHVVPYPPFIALSSGRRINDVPVILGTTAQEIDYLPGKLFNTKADLSDFKRYASERLSRFLSDAEIEKVFSMYLVEHKHPRLSYANIVTDIRVTCPTRVLAVGASTGLRSVYRYVVTNWPSKPVTLVGDKTSAYAFHMWDLLAFFGFPEAFGYSPSARDKRFMANLRRELGRFIHSNKVESSGWKPYPEVTALFTDGGLDFARSYLDRECDLWLGHGLFPYGWVN
- the LOC125570322 gene encoding para-nitrobenzyl esterase-like isoform X2, whose protein sequence is MSSLVNEELDEIQIEKHHASKKVRNIIIVVLILSTVIFIAVLIALLIRGKSSENDENNDEDSSILIATDGGTIRGTRNSNAWVFKGIPYAKPPINDMRWKPPFPCGHNHCWQGTFNAAFYGKVCPQLNSEDQVIGSEDCLYLNVWTPSVDIKQPVLVFIHGGDLTYGSGHDRGIHPTPEFVSNLGVVGISFNYRLNAFGFLSLDALSDGSKSNTSGNYGFMDQIMALSWIHTNIARFGGDPDRVILLGQSSGATSSLALLVSPLANGLFHGAILMSASPVFSKSANDASSDNKVFVERMGCAHDSLASTRECLYRSNVARIIQKSPWNVYPYWSMPDLTDLPTPGFFSGALATVDGHVVPYPPFIALSSGRRINDVPIILGTTAQEIDYLPGKLFNTKADLSDFKRYASERLSRFLSDAEIEKVFSMYLVEHKHPRLSYANIVTDIRVTCPTRVLAVGASTGLRSVYRYVVTNWPSKPVTLVGDKTSAYAFHMWDLLAFFGFPEAFGYSPSARDKRFMVNLRRELGRFIHSNKVESSGWKPYPEVTALFTDGGLDFARSYLDRECDLWLGHGLFPYGWVN